From a single Solanum dulcamara chromosome 4, daSolDulc1.2, whole genome shotgun sequence genomic region:
- the LOC129884599 gene encoding cocosin 1-like, with product MDLILASKKADKTIVEVEGVGGYYTWSSSQFPVLSQKKVAAGLLLLHPRGIALPHYADSSKIGYVCEGECILGLISPEDSKEEVIKIQKGDTLPVTVGVTSWWYNAGHDSKLTIIFLGESSEEYTPGEFCYFFLTGAAGILNGFSNDLIAKYFHMNKNESEKLMKDQSILNLLIKINEGTTIPNPSNSAKRKLVFNLDDAKPCVDVKNGGTLSSVSGKNIALLEEIGLSANRVVLEGGAILGPIFTADNSVQLNYVTKGSGRVVIVGLFGKVVLDTKVEEGELFFVPKFFPFVVEADEGGIEFFSVKTSSKQVYGELSGGKKSIWEAASSSILEVSLNMTPDLTKSFKAKIAKGAVIAPPSTV from the exons atgGATTTGATATTGGCATCGAAAAAAGCAGATAAAACGATAGTGGAAGTTGAAGGAGTTGGTGGATACTACACTTGGTCAAGCAGCCAATTTCCTGTTCTTAGCCAGAAAAAAGTTGCTGCTGGATTATTACTTCTTCACCCTCGTGGAATTGCTCTACCTCACTATGCTGATTCCTCAAAAATTGGTTATGTTTGTGAAG GTGAGTGcattcttggactgatctcaccAGAAGATTCAAAAGAGGAAGTTATAAAGATTCAAAAAGGGGATACCCTACCAGTTACCGTGGGAGTAACTTCATGGTGGTACAATGCTGGTCATGACTCAAAACTCACAATAATTTTCTTGGGAGAATCATCTGAAGAATACACACCTGGAGAATTCTGTTATTTCTTTTTAACTGGAGCCGCTGGTATTCTAAACGGATTCTCTAATGATTTAATTGCTAAATATTTTCACATGAACAAAAATGAATCTGAAAAACTAATGAAAGATCAAAGTATTTTAAATCTTTTAATTAAGATAAATGAAGGTACAACTATCCCAAATCCATCGAACAGCGCGAAACGCAAGTTGGTTTTCAACTTGGATGATGCAAAACCTTGTGTTGACGTAAAAAATGGTGGAACTTTATCTTCTGTAAGTGGTAAAAATATAGCGTTGCTTGAAGAGATTGGATTAAGCGCGAATCGCGTTGTTTTGGAAGGGGGTGCTATACTTGGTCCAATTTTTACAGCGGATAATTCAGTTCAACTGAATTATGTAACGAAAGGGAGTGGACGTGTTGTAATTGTGGGGCTTTTTGGTAAGGTTGTGTTGGATACTAAAGTGGAAGAAGGTGAATTGTTCTTTGTACCAAAATTCTTTCCGTTTGTTGTGGAAGCTGATGAAGGAGGAATTGAGTTCTTCTCCGTGAAAACGTCGTCAAA GCAAGTATATGGAGAATTATCAGGTGGGAAAAAATCAATTTGGGAAGCAGCATCTTCATCAATTTTAGAGGTATCTTTAAATATGACTCCAGATTTGACTAAGTCTTTCAAGGCCAAAATTGCTAAGGGTGCAGTGATTGCCCCACCTTCAACTGTTTAA